Proteins encoded in a region of the Acipenser ruthenus chromosome 11, fAciRut3.2 maternal haplotype, whole genome shotgun sequence genome:
- the LOC131739337 gene encoding uncharacterized protein LOC131739337, giving the protein MREFVVSTGEDNAVIKAETLFANFIVEHNLPIAVSDHIGPLCKAAFPDSNIANKYGSGRTKTTAIIETLSNDTSKSLALELSLGYFSLSTDGSSDTTTSQLYPVVVRYYDGSLGKIVTQLLSLPAMQEVLSTGENIFNLLNRNLEKFNIPWQRCVSFCCDNASVMVGVHKVVAAFVHKENENVYVQGCPCHLVHLAAQYAAAKLPLSVEDLLIDLYYYFDKSSKRNKQLKQLQQLCDIETRGIIKHVNTRWLSVGKCLDRLLEQWPALLKFFTSKESPSSSVTKGSSGAHPGGPDKKAQPHSDRPHERAQSSSAQQPTVTAQLKQSQVHKKPGPKQMPSISGKLVHTSIPTKQKVCSKESSAKAQEEGHCQKLKRPSSDSQKKSLSTSGKTKPRESMPLSTKQDRIKSCFERASTKLYCLFLQASIPAFDKLNLLLQSDKPNIHVLGRELQAIYTDLICKFVKPAVLVAASSVYTVDFRSLNNQKSENDLVIGTKTRQYLHACIADESLQHEDVKLFYSSVKAYFSEACTYMQKKFPLQDELLRNAQVADISQREKVSFDCVRYFVDRFGLVKEDEMDELESQFSARCFMESALAPSSRSADSTAWSSVTTFYAQNRISHSIFSTCWPLSLLRGAGGPSFGGEVIFTPPTDRVSLLPKSLPSPAVPRWLEGTPGHSYSVAAHALASPRPQPCYPIYLVSFQVRAPFCQFWLAESPPAEPGPAKGGVLYFRLSNTDPRLFILTPHHPAASHAAWGCCTE; this is encoded by the exons ATGCGTGAATTTGTAGTGAGTACAGGCGAAGATAATGCAGTGATAAAGGCAGAGACACTTTTTGCAAACTTTATTGTTGAGCACAATCTCCCAATTGCTGTTTCGGATCATATCGGTCCACTTTGCAAAGCTGCATTTCCGGACTCAAACATCGCCAACAAGTACGGATCAGGCCGCACAAAAACCACTGCCATAATCGAAACCCTTTCAAATGACACGTCAAAGTCTTTAGCCTTGGAATTATCGCTGGGTTATTTTTCATTGAGCACGGACGGCAGCAGTGACACAACAACCAGTCAACTGTATCCAGTTGTAGTGAGATATTATGACGGGTCTCTTGGAAAAATCGTCACGCAATTACTATCGCTACCAGCAATGCAAGAAGTTTTGAGTACTGGAGAGAACATATTTAATTTACTCAACAGAAATTTGGAGAAATTTAACATCCCATGGCAACGATGTGTGAGCTTCTGTTGTGATAATGCCTCTGTTATGGTTGGAGTTCACAAAGTGGTTGCAGCGTTTGTGcacaaggaaaatgaaaatgtatatgtACAGGGATGTCCTTGCCACTTGGTACACCTTGCAGCCCAGTATGCAGCTGCAAAACTACCACTATCAGTGGAAGATCTGTTGAttgacttgtattattatttcgacAAAAGCAGCaagagaaataaacaactaaaacaGCTACAGCAGCTCTGTGACATCGAAACCAGAGGAATCATCAAGCATGTAAATACAAG GTGGTTGAGTGTTGGCAAATGTCTTGACAGGCTATTGGAACAGTGGCCTGCTCTACTAAAGTTCTTCACAAGCAAAGAGAGTCCTTCATCTTCTGTCACTAAAG gCTCCAGTGGGGCACACCCTGGCGGACCAGATAAAAAAGCACAGCCTCATAGTGACAGACCACATGAAAGAGCACAGTCTAGCAGTGCACAACAGCCTACTGTAACAGCACAGCTTAAACAGAGTCAGGTTCATAAGAAGCCTGGTCCCAAGCAGATGCCTTCTATAAGTGGGAAGTTGGTTCACACTTCAATACCTACAAAGCAAAAGGTTTGTAGTAAAGAGTCTTCAGCCAAAGCCCAAGAAGAAGGACACTGTCAGAAGTTGAAGAGGCCTAGTTCAGATTCACAGAAGAAATCCCTCTCCACATCTGGAAAAACCAAACCAAGAGAGAGCATGCCATTATCAACTAAACAGGATAGAATCAAGTCTTGCTTTGAGAGGGCATCCACAAAGTTGTATTGCTTATTTCTGCAAGCAAGTATTCCAGCATTTGATAAACTCAATCTCCTGTTGCAAAGTGATAAGCCTAATATCCATGTCCTTGGCAGGGAATTACAAGCCATTTATACAGATCTTATCTGCAAGTTTGTTAAGCCAGCTGTATTGGTAGCAGCCTCCAGTGTGTACACAGTAGATTTTAGAAGTCTCAACAACCAGAAATCTGAGAATGACCTGGtgattggaacaaagaccagacaATATCTGCATGCTTGCATTGCTGATGAATCACTGCAACATGAAGATGTGAAGCTCTTCTACTCTTCTGTAAAGGCATACTTTTCAGAGGCATGCACATACATGCAGAAGAAATTTCCTCTTCAGGATGAACTGCTTAGGAATGCCCAAGTGGCAGACATCAGTCAGCGGGAGAAGGTGTCATTTGACTGTGTCCGTTATTTTGTGGACAGATTTGGGCTGGTCAAAGAAGATGAAATGGATGAACTGGAGTCCCAGTTT TCGGCCCGCTGTTTTATGGAGAGTGCTCTAGCCCCATCCTCACGCTCAGCTGACTCTACTGCCTGGTCCTCCGTAACCACCTTCTACGCCCAGAATCGTATTTCTCACTCCATCTTCAGCACCTGCTGGCCTCTATCAC tgctgcggggagccgggggtccttctTTTGGGGGGGAAGTGATTTTCACTCCCCCAACCGACCGGGTCAGCCTCCTGCCCAAGTCACTGCCCTCCCCGGCGGTTCCTCGCTGgctagaggggacccccggccacagcTATTctgtcgcagctcatgcgctagccTCACCAAGGCCACAACCTTGCTATCCCATCTACCTCGTTTCTTTTCAGGTCCGAGCACCTTTCTGCCAGTTCTGGCTGGCCGAGTCCCCACCTGCCGAGCCGGGCCCCGCCAAGGGGGGGGTCCTCTATTTTCGTCTCTCCAACACGGACCCGAGACTCTTTATCCTAACTCCACACCACCCAGCTGCCAGCCACGCTGCCTGGGGCTGCTGCACTGAGTAG